A region of Diadema setosum chromosome 15, eeDiaSeto1, whole genome shotgun sequence DNA encodes the following proteins:
- the LOC140239248 gene encoding tubulin beta chain-like: MREIVHIQAGQCGNQIGAKFWEVICDEHGIDPTGTYHGDSDLQLERINVYYNEATGGKYVPRAVLVDLEPGTMDSVRSGPFGQIFRPDNFVFGQSGAGNNWAKGHYTEGAELVDSVLDVVRKESESCDCLQGFQLTHSLGGGTGSGMGTLLISKVREEYPDRMMTTYSVVPSPKVSDTVVEPYNATLSVHQLVENTEETFCIDNEALYDICFRTLKLTTPTYGDLNHLVSATMSGVTTCLRFPGQLNADLRKLAVNMVPFPRLHFFIPGFTPLTSRGSQQYRALTVPELTAQMFDAKNMMAACDPRHGRYLTVAAMFRGRMSMKEVDEQMLNVQNKNSSYFVEWIPNNVKTAVCDIPPRGLKMSATFIGNSTAIQELFKRVSEQFTSMFRRKAFLHWFTGEGMDEMEFTEAESNMNDLVSEYQQYQDATAEEEGEFDEEEEDEEV, translated from the exons ATGAGGGAAATCGTCCATATTCAGGCTGGTCAGTGTGGTAACCAGATTGGAGCCAAG TTCTGGGAGGTGATCTGTGACGAACATGGCATCGATCCGACCGGAACCTACCATGGAGACTCCGACCTCCAGCTAGAACGTATCAACGTCTACTACAATGAGGCCACTGGAGGCAAGTACGTCCCAAGGGCGGTGCTCGTCGACCTCGAGCCCGGCACCATGGACTCGGTCCGATCGGGCCCCTTCGGTCAGATCTTCAGACCGGACAACTTCGTCTTCGGCCAGAGCGGAGCCGGGAACAACTGGGCCAAGGGACACTACACGGAGGGAGCCGAGCTGGTTGACTCCGTGCTCGATGTCGTTAGGAAGGAATCAGAAAGCTGCGACTGCCTTCAG GGTTTCCAGCTAACTCATTCTCTAGGAGGTGGTACTGGTTCCGGTATGGGCACACTGCTGATCAGCAAAGTCCGAGAGGAATACCCAGATCGCATGATGACCACGTACAGCGTGGTGCCGTCTCCAAAGGTTTCGGACACTGTGGTGGAACCCTACAATGCCACGTTGTCAGTGCATCAGTTGGTCGAGAACACTGAAGAGACATTTTGTATTGACAACGAAGCCCTCTACGACATCTGCTTCAGGACCCTCAAGCTCACCACACCAACCTACGGTGACTTGAATCATCTGGTGTCTGCTACTATGAGTGGTGTTACCACCTGTCTCAGGTTCCCTGGACAGCTCAACGCAGATCTTCGGAAGCTGGCTGTCAACATGGTTCCCTTCCCTCGTCTCCATTTCTTCATCCCAGGCTTCACTCCTCTAACCAGCCGTGGTAGCCAACAATACCGCGCCCTCACCGTTCCAGAGCTGACAGCGCAGATGTTCGACGCCAAGAACATGATGGCAGCCTGCGATCCCCGCCATGGCCGCTACCTCACCGTAGCCGCTATGTTCCGTGGTCGTATGTCCATGAAGGAAGTCGATGAGCAAATGCTCAACGTCCAGAACAAGAATAGCAGCTACTTCGTCGAGTGGATCCCCAACAACGTCAAGACCGCCGTCTGTGACATCCCACCACGTGGTCTCAAGATGTCAGCCACCTTCATTGGCAACAGCACCGCCATCCAGGAGCTCTTCAAGCGAGTCTCGGAGCAGTTCACCTCCATGTTCCGGCGGAAAGCTTTCCTCCACTGGTTCACTGGTGAGGGCATGGACGAGATGGAGTTCACTGAGGCTGAGAGCAACATGAACGATTTGGTGTCCGAGTACCAGCAGTATCAGGACGCCACCGCCGAGGAAGAAGGGGAATTCGAcgaggaggaagaagatgaagaggtTTAA
- the LOC140239256 gene encoding tubulin beta chain-like — translation MREIVHIQAGQCGNQIGAKFWEVICDEHGIDPTGTYHGDSDLQLERINVYYNEATGGKYVPRAVLVDLEPGTMDSVRSGPFGQIFRPDNFVFGQSGAGNNFAKGHYTEGAELVDAVLDVVRKESESCDCLQGFQLTHSLGGGTGSGMGTLLISKVREEYPDRMMTAYSVVPSPKVSDTVVEPYNATLSVHQLVENTDETFCIDNEALYDICFRTLKLTTPTYGDLNHLVSATMSGVTTCLRFPGQLNADLRKLAVNMVPFPRLHFFIPGFTPLTSRGSQQYRALTVPELTAQMFDAKNMMAACDPRHGRYLTVAAMFRGRMSMKEVDEQMLNVQNKNSSYFVEWIPNNVKTAVCDIPPRGLKMSATFIGNSTAIQELFKRVSEQFTSMFRRKAFLHWYTGEGMDEMEFTEAESNMNDLVSEYQQYQDATAEEEGEFDEEEEDEEV, via the exons atgagggaAATCGTCCATATTCAGGCTGGTCAGTGTGGTAACCAGATTGGAGCCAAG TTCTGGGAGGTGATCTGTGACGAGCATGGCATCGATCCGACCGGAACCTACCATGGCGATTCCGACCTTCAGCTAGAACGTATCAACGTCTACTACAATGAGGCCACTGGAGGCAAGTACGTCCCAAGGGCGGTGCTCGTCGACCTCGAGCCCGGCACCATGGACTCGGTCCGATCGGGGCCCTTCGGTCAGATCTTCAGACCGGACAACTTCGTCTTCGGCCAGAGCGGAGCCGGGAACAACTTTGCCAAGGGACACTACACGGAGGGAGCCGAACTGGTCGACGCCGTGCTCGATGTCGTCAGGAAGGAATCAGAAAGCTGCGACTGCCTTCAG GGTTTCCAGCTAACTCATTCTCTTGGAGGTGGTACTGGTTCCGGTATGGGCACACTCCTGATCAGCAAAGTCCGAGAGGAATACCCAGATCGCATGATGACCGCGTACAGCGTGGTGCCGTCTCCAAAGGTTTCGGACACTGTGGTGGAACCTTACAATGCCACGTTGTCAGTGCATCAGTTGGTCGAGAACACTGACGAGACATTTTGTATTGACAACGAAGCCCTCTACGACATCTGCTTCAGGACCCTCAAGCTCACCACACCAACCTACGGTGACTTGAATCATCTGGTGTCTGCTACCATGAGTGGTGTTACCACCTGCCTCCGGTTCCCTGGACAGCTCAACGCAGATCTCCGCAAGCTGGCAGTCAACATGGTTCCCTTCCCCCGTCTCCATTTCTTCATCCCAGGCTTCACTCCTCTAACCAGCCGTGGTAGCCAACAGTACCGCGCCCTCACCGTTCCAGAGCTAACAGCGCAGATGTTCGACGCTAAGAACATGATGGCAGCCTGTGATCCCCGTCATGGCCGCTACCTCACCGTAGCCGCTATGTTCCGTGGTCGTATGTCCATGAAGGAAGTCGATGAGCAGATGCTCAACGTCCAGAACAAAAATAGCAGCTACTTCGTCGAGTGGATCCCCAACAACGTCAAGACTGCGGTCTGTGACATCCCACCACGTGGTCTCAAGATGTCAGCCACCTTCATCGGCAACAGCACCGCCATCCAGGAACTCTTCAAGCGAGTCTCGGAGCAGTTCACCTCCATGTTCCGGCGGAAAGCTTTCCTCCACTGGTACACTGGCGAGGGCATGGACGAGATGGAGTTCACTGAGGCTGAGAGCAACATGAACGATTTGGTGTCCGAGTACCAGCAGTACCAGGACGCCACCGCCGAGGAAGAAGGGGAATTCGAcgaggaggaagaagatgaagaggtTTAA